Genomic DNA from Phyllostomus discolor isolate MPI-MPIP mPhyDis1 chromosome 12, mPhyDis1.pri.v3, whole genome shotgun sequence:
GCCACCCCATGCAAACATCTCCCTGCTTTGCCCCTCTCTCCATTCCCACTGTCTGCCTTCAGCTTCTGTCATTGATTTATGGTTGACAGGGTGTCTCCCTGTGAGAACTTAGCCCCCTCTGGAGGAAGCAGCCTTCTGTGTTCCCAGATGTATACTGCAAAGCTGTGGTGGGTGCTAAGGAGACATTTGCAggtgagtgggaggtgggggatgaggGCCAGTACCTCCTTGAACTGGGGGTGCGCAGCATCACCCACAAGCTGCAAAATGAGCCCTTCGCTGGTGGAGAGGAAGGCACCGCTCTGCCGCATCCTGGCTAGTGCCACTAGGCGGTCCACCTGGCTGCAGGGGGAGAAGGGTGTCAGTGCCGTGGTCCCCCAACACCAGACCCCTGGGCCTTCCTGGGCGCCCCGTCCACATCACGTGCACCCACCCCTTGTGGGATCCTCTCACCTGCGGGAGGAGCAGGCGTCCACCACCACATGGACCTGCAACCCCAGGTCCAGGAGGTCCAGGGCCGTGTTCTGGGGGCAGAAAGAGGTCAGGGCTGACTCCTGACAAGAACAGGGGTCCCGGCTGAGGGACTGGGATGCTGCGACGGGGATTCGGGAGGCTCAGGTCAGAGCAGGACCCCCTGGGTACAACGGGATCCTAGGGCAGGATGAGCATCCCAGGTAGAGAGGGGTCCTGAGTGAAGATCAGTGTCATGTTTGGAGGGGGTCATGGGTCAGGAAGGGTGTCGTGCTGGGAGGATCGAGGGTTCTGAGTCAGGAAAGGATGTCCTTTTTAGGATGGGGAGATCCCAGGTGAGGATGGGGTTTTCCAGGGGTCAGTTGGGGGTCTCACCATGATGCAGGCCTGTGTCTCGATGCCACAAAGGAGCACAGAGCGCACCTGAGGCCGAGAGTCCAGCTCCTGCTGCACCACGGGCACCATGCTGAAGCAGGTCTTGGTCACTGGCCGCAGGCCCTCGGCCCCCAGCTCAGGCACTGTAGGGCCCAGGCCTTGTGGGTACTGCTCTGTCAGCACGGCTGGCACCTCCAGCAGCCGGGCCacctgtgtgggggtggggggacacaaaGTCCCGAGCCTGTTGGATGCTGGACCCCCAGTCTGAGGGAAGAGAGGGCTAGGCCCCTGGTCTGAGAGTGGAGGGTGCTGAACCCCTGGCCTGAGGGAGGAGGGTCCTGTACCTTGAGCATGCGGGCGGCCACAGAGACGATCTGGGGGAAGTAAGCGATGTGGCGGAACTTCTCCTGCATGTCGCACAGGAAAAGCATGGACGATCTGGGGAGGACTCGGCCCAGGCTGGGCTTTACGGCAGCCATGTCCTGAGAGTGGGCAGAGGGGCCAAGGGTCAGGGTCAGGCAGAGGTGTGTGTGGTTTCTCTGCAGCTCCAGGGTCCAAGCACTCAGACCCTGGACAGCCCTCTGAACCCCTGTCTTCCTATGTGCAGACTTCACACCTGCTGTCCCCCAGGTCTGGGACACACTTCTTTCTTAATGTGTCCTATTCAGCTGGGAAGTCACATTTCCGGGAAGTCTCCTGTGACCCTGTCCATCCCTGGGACCCCAGCCTTGCTCCTCTAGAGCCCTGGGAAGGAAGCCTTCTCCTTTCTGGAAAGGCATGTGGATATCTGCCATCTCTGTTACCGACTGTCCCATCACATCTGAGGCTCTAACTGTGACCTTCACCCTGTCCCCAGGGGGAAGCTGAGGCTTGAGCAGTGATTTGACCTGCCCAAAGACCCCTTGCCAGTAACACAGGGAGTGGGATGTGATTTCTGAGGGGAAAACAGCTGAGCTTTCCTGGGCCgcacctcctccctcctcacagCTCGACCGGGCAGCGCATCCGTGCTCTGGGAGCGTGCAAGTCAGCCCCACTCTTGGCCTCTGAACCTCTAGTTTAACCAGGCGTGAACAGCCCACTGAACTCCCTTCCAGGTCTTAGAGAGAAAGCCTGGTGGGGCAGTGTTCAGCCTCGGAAAGGAAGGAGGCGCCAATACACGCTACATCGTGTATGGGCTTTAACACGTGCTCTGGGAGAGGCCCGTCACTAAAAGCCACATGACGTACGAGTCCACGTGTTCCACCCACCACAGTGGTCAAGCCCACAGAGACAGCAGACAGGTGGTCACTCCACTGCACTGGTGGTCAGGGGGCTGGGGCGGCACAGTGGGACGGAGCGGGGACTGCCTAACGCTTGAGAAGAAGAAAGCATTCTGGAACTGGACAGCGTGATGGTGGCACGTTGTGAGGGCGCTCAGATGTCACCGAAGTGCACTTTCATATGGCGATTGCTAGGGAACCCGATCTGTCTAGGCAGGGTTGGGAGAGGTCTCCCAGAGGAAGTGGACAGGGAGAGGGAACAATCTTTCCGAGAAGACAAAGCTGACCCCATCACTGCCTTGTCTCACTGCCTCCCCAACGCTGGGGACCACTGCAGCTGCTGCCTGGCCATggtccacctcagggcctttgcccacaCGGCTCCCTCCACCCAGAGTAAAGCAAAGCGCCCGAGGTTAGGGGACTGGTTATGTAAGTCATGGTATATCCATGCCATGGAATTCTTTGCAGCCAGGAAAAATTACAAGGAGACTCTTTAAATAACAATATGGAAAGGTGTTCAAAAGGTGTTAACAGCTGGGGGGAAAAGCACAGAACACTGTGTATAGCAGTGCTCCCATTTGCAcccccaaaagaaggaaacaaagtgTGTGCATTGCAGCTATCTATATTTGCACTCTCCGGCTGGTACCAAAGCAGCAGGGACTCCAGGCTGGGAACAGGTCACTGAAGGACAACGTGTGAGATCTGATTTTCACTGTGTGCTTTCTGTTCCTGTTGAATGTTGTTCAGTGTGGAACAGATCAGGTAGTCAGGAATCAGTGCAATGAGATCTGCATAAAGGTGGAACCCAGCAAA
This window encodes:
- the ISOC2 gene encoding isochorismatase domain-containing protein 2: MAAVKPSLGRVLPRSSMLFLCDMQEKFRHIAYFPQIVSVAARMLKVARLLEVPAVLTEQYPQGLGPTVPELGAEGLRPVTKTCFSMVPVVQQELDSRPQVRSVLLCGIETQACIMNTALDLLDLGLQVHVVVDACSSRSQVDRLVALARMRQSGAFLSTSEGLILQLVGDAAHPQFKEIQKIIKEPAPDSGLLGFFQGQNPLFR